From one Peptoniphilaceae bacterium AMB_02 genomic stretch:
- a CDS encoding 2-oxoacid:ferredoxin oxidoreductase subunit beta: MIDYKLSAETAWCPGCGNPAIRSALKMALDELQIPPDEIVMVSGIGQAAKMPQYIDLNSFTGLHGRSLPAAIGIKMANHKLHIIAESGDGDNYGEGGNHLMHAIRRNINLAHFVHDNQVYGLTKGQASPTTITGQVQTYSSEGVRNTELKPLALALTLGAGFVARGFSGDIKQLKEIMKAAILYDGYALVDILQPCIVWNKVNTFAWYKSMVRPLPEDYDSTDWKAAFDKALEWDDGIPTGILYNVPTISYTERFSFLQSDKPPLVDAKLNPMDAKKLMDKMR; encoded by the coding sequence ATGATAGACTATAAACTATCCGCCGAAACTGCTTGGTGCCCAGGTTGCGGGAACCCTGCCATAAGGAGTGCACTTAAAATGGCCTTAGATGAACTGCAAATACCTCCTGATGAGATAGTTATGGTCTCAGGAATCGGACAAGCAGCTAAGATGCCACAATATATAGACTTGAATTCATTCACCGGTCTTCATGGAAGAAGTCTACCGGCTGCCATCGGTATCAAAATGGCTAATCACAAACTCCATATAATAGCAGAAAGTGGAGATGGAGATAACTACGGCGAAGGTGGAAATCATCTAATGCATGCCATAAGAAGAAATATAAATCTGGCGCATTTTGTTCATGACAATCAAGTGTATGGCTTAACTAAAGGTCAAGCCTCACCGACCACAATAACCGGTCAAGTCCAAACCTACTCTTCCGAAGGAGTCAGAAACACCGAGTTAAAACCACTGGCACTTGCACTGACACTTGGAGCAGGCTTTGTTGCCAGAGGCTTTTCAGGAGATATAAAGCAGCTAAAAGAAATAATGAAAGCAGCCATCCTCTACGATGGTTACGCCCTAGTTGATATACTTCAGCCATGTATAGTCTGGAACAAGGTAAACACCTTTGCTTGGTATAAAAGCATGGTAAGACCTCTCCCGGAAGACTATGATTCGACAGATTGGAAAGCCGCATTTGATAAAGCACTGGAATGGGATGACGGCATTCCGACAGGAATCCTGTATAATGTTCCTACAATCTCCTATACAGAAAGATTCTCTTTCCTGCAAAGTGACAAACCTCCACTAGTAGACGCAAAATTGAACCCTATGGATGCAAAAAAACTGATGGATAAAATGAGATAA
- a CDS encoding 2-oxoacid:acceptor oxidoreductase subunit alpha, translating into MDYNILIGGAAGQGMDSVSHALTKVLQKNGLYVYSTADYLSRVRGGHNFYQVRFADHPIYCSKKELDIIFALNEETLEKHLPRLKKDGISFCDSSIESFPETKKYDLIKKAKDLGNERVITSIGLAMIMRHLGLKLETAEEVIGEILRSEHVEMNIEALRYGYDLIDGGSEYDALKSDTILIDGNSAIGYGAVAAGCKFYCGYPMTPSSGVLGFMEAASEEMEIAVDQVEDEVAALNMALGASYAGVRAMTGSSGGGFALMQEAMSLAGMIEAPIVVVDVQRPAPATGLPTYTEQADLRFIIHSGHGEFPKKVIAIRNAEDGFYQTVRAFDIAEKYQIPVVILSDQYLADSNVNIEPFDLQSIEINRYLANPNDYEPGTYKRFEITEDGLSPRLIPGRANGNIVIVDSDEHDEMGRIEESAENRKSMMDKRFRRAENLISESEDPWEIGADDFDILVVGWGSTYGILKEAIEALNEDGHKIKGLSYADVFPLKTDKLLEYYEKAKSFIVVEQNMGGQFEGLIRQEALIKSDHLITKYDGRAFYLEELIEELKEVL; encoded by the coding sequence ATGGATTATAATATTTTGATTGGTGGCGCTGCCGGCCAAGGCATGGACAGCGTGTCTCATGCTCTAACAAAAGTCCTTCAAAAGAACGGGCTTTATGTCTATTCTACAGCAGATTATTTGTCCCGAGTTCGTGGAGGACATAATTTTTACCAAGTACGTTTTGCAGACCATCCGATATACTGTTCAAAGAAAGAGCTCGATATTATTTTCGCTCTGAATGAAGAAACTCTAGAAAAACATCTCCCCCGATTAAAAAAAGACGGTATAAGTTTCTGTGATTCTTCAATTGAATCTTTTCCGGAAACTAAAAAATATGATTTAATCAAGAAGGCTAAGGATTTAGGAAACGAAAGAGTAATCACTTCAATTGGATTAGCTATGATTATGAGACATCTCGGTTTAAAGCTTGAAACAGCCGAAGAAGTAATCGGCGAGATATTACGAAGTGAACATGTCGAAATGAATATAGAAGCACTTAGATACGGTTATGATTTGATTGACGGAGGAAGTGAGTATGATGCCTTGAAGTCCGATACCATTCTCATAGACGGAAACTCTGCAATCGGATATGGGGCCGTTGCCGCAGGCTGTAAATTCTACTGCGGATACCCAATGACTCCTTCCTCAGGTGTCTTAGGTTTCATGGAAGCAGCTTCGGAAGAGATGGAAATCGCTGTTGATCAAGTAGAAGATGAAGTAGCTGCTCTAAATATGGCACTCGGAGCATCTTATGCCGGTGTTCGTGCGATGACCGGATCATCGGGTGGTGGATTTGCTCTAATGCAAGAGGCAATGAGTCTTGCAGGCATGATAGAAGCGCCCATAGTCGTGGTAGATGTACAAAGACCTGCGCCTGCTACAGGTCTCCCAACATATACGGAACAAGCCGACCTTCGATTTATAATACATTCAGGACATGGCGAATTCCCTAAGAAAGTTATTGCTATTAGGAATGCTGAAGACGGCTTTTATCAAACAGTGAGAGCTTTTGATATTGCAGAAAAATACCAAATTCCTGTCGTAATCCTTTCAGATCAATACCTTGCGGATTCGAATGTGAATATAGAACCCTTTGATTTACAATCTATTGAAATAAACAGATACCTGGCTAACCCCAATGATTACGAACCCGGAACATATAAGAGATTTGAAATAACTGAAGATGGTCTCAGTCCTAGACTAATTCCGGGAAGAGCAAATGGAAATATAGTTATAGTCGACTCCGATGAACATGACGAAATGGGAAGAATAGAAGAAAGTGCAGAAAACAGAAAATCCATGATGGATAAGAGATTTAGAAGAGCAGAAAACTTAATATCTGAATCAGAAGATCCCTGGGAAATTGGTGCCGACGACTTTGACATACTCGTCGTTGGTTGGGGATCAACATATGGAATCCTGAAGGAAGCAATAGAAGCTTTAAATGAAGACGGTCATAAAATAAAAGGCCTTTCATATGCAGATGTCTTTCCATTAAAAACTGATAAACTACTCGAATATTACGAGAAGGCAAAATCATTTATAGTAGTAGAACAAAATATGGGTGGGCAATTTGAAGGACTTATACGACAAGAGGCCTTGATTAAATCCGACCATCTAATAACGAAATACGATGGTAGAGCTTTCTACCTGGAAGAATTAATAGAAGAATTAAAGGAGGTATTATAA
- a CDS encoding IS6 family transposase — MNNNVSLICPRCNNNSSFYRYGFDSRGYQKYLCRSCNRQFAPNNPNTIIGKLPSRKYQPCTVCGKATFLHHDFTYYSNLRCCDKSCNHSFKVSKAMPIDSCSSSNLTGKDHFKGLRFPVNIVLKAMHLYFIGKNSLRECAFLMKTLFNVSVSHTTIHSWVSGFAPAFKEISDYFKSYLDLNSDEWHLDETVVKVAGIKSYIWFVEDSETRFIVDFNLSPHRNSDSAFELINSAKEHGCPNSLVTDRYSAYLKPIEVYFPDQEHIRVESFHDDISNNLIESFHSQFKSWYKTKRGFESFEDANNIISMFVFYYNFIRPHSSLNDMTPAKVAGLDISEAEQHKYLIAA, encoded by the coding sequence ATGAATAATAATGTATCACTTATCTGCCCAAGATGCAACAATAACTCGTCTTTTTATCGTTACGGCTTTGATTCTCGTGGATATCAAAAATATCTTTGCCGATCATGTAATAGACAGTTTGCACCTAATAATCCAAATACCATAATAGGTAAGCTACCTTCAAGAAAATATCAGCCTTGTACTGTTTGTGGTAAGGCTACTTTTCTTCATCATGACTTTACTTACTATAGCAATCTTAGGTGTTGTGATAAGTCTTGTAATCACTCTTTTAAGGTTTCTAAAGCCATGCCTATTGATTCTTGCTCCTCTTCCAACCTTACCGGTAAAGACCATTTTAAAGGACTCAGATTTCCTGTTAATATAGTTTTAAAAGCCATGCACCTTTACTTCATCGGTAAAAACTCTCTTAGAGAGTGTGCTTTTTTGATGAAAACCCTGTTTAATGTGTCAGTTAGTCACACTACTATCCATAGCTGGGTATCGGGGTTTGCTCCTGCCTTTAAAGAAATTTCAGATTATTTTAAGTCTTATCTAGATCTAAATTCTGATGAGTGGCATTTGGATGAAACCGTAGTCAAAGTTGCTGGGATTAAATCATATATTTGGTTTGTTGAAGATTCTGAAACCAGGTTTATCGTAGATTTTAACCTATCTCCTCACAGAAATTCTGATTCTGCTTTTGAGTTGATTAATTCTGCAAAAGAACATGGTTGTCCTAACTCTTTGGTCACTGATCGCTACAGTGCCTATTTAAAACCAATTGAGGTCTATTTCCCAGACCAAGAACATATTAGAGTTGAAAGTTTTCACGACGATATTTCAAATAATCTAATTGAATCTTTTCACTCTCAGTTTAAGTCTTGGTATAAAACAAAGCGTGGTTTTGAAAGCTTTGAAGATGCTAACAATATTATTTCCATGTTTGTTTTCTACTATAATTTTATTAGACCTCATAGTTCTTTAAACGATATGACTCCTGCTAAAGTAGCTGGTCTTGATATCTCTGAGGCTGAGCAACACAAATATTTGATAGCTGCTTGA